From the Solanum lycopersicum chromosome 10, SLM_r2.1 genome, one window contains:
- the LOC101259296 gene encoding zinc finger transcription factor 57 isoform X1 translates to MSERVLCKFFAHGACLKGDHCEFSHDWNNPSNNVCTYYQKGACAYGSRCRYDHVKLSRSQPSAQSSAQPQQCLLSSSTPINVSPGMGAHNADVLPGICTEYLASSRPYDASSQSAWNQKSELQDALEIDDMIELNSDNPADRSICAFAAAGNCPRGEKCPRVHGDLCPTCGKHCLHPFRPEEREEHIKTCENKQKHLDLLKRSQEIECSVCLERVLSKSTAAERKFGILSECDHPFCVSCIRNWRGSSSSGMDVNSALRACPICRKLSYFVIPSVIWYFTKEEKEEIVDNYKNKLRSIDCKHFDFGNGTCPFGTSCFYKHQHRDGRVEEVVLRHLGSEDGSTVIAKNIRLSDFLRNFEIR, encoded by the exons ATGTCCGAAAG GGTTCTTTGCAAGTTCTTTGCACATGGGGCATGTCTGAAGGGGGATCATTGTGAGTTTTCACATGATTGGAACAATCCTTCTAATAAT GTATGTACCTACTACCAAAAAGGAGCTTGTGCTTATGGAAGCAGGTGTAGATATGATCATGTTAAACTGTCTCGATCACAACCTTCAGCTCAGTCTTCAGCACAACCTCAACAATGTCTGCTTTCAAGTTCTACGCCTATCAATGTGTCTCCTGGAATGGGTGCACATAATGCAGATGTTCTGCCAGGCATTTGTACTGAGTATTTAGCTTCAAGCAGACCTTATGACGCTTCCAGCCAATCAGCATGGAACCAAAAGTCAGAGCTTCAAGATGCATTAGAGATTGATGACATGATTGAGTTAAACAGTGATAATCCAGCTGATCGGTCAATCTGTGCTTTTGCTGCTGCTGGTAATTGTCCTCGGGGAGAAAAGTGTCCTCGTGTTCATGGAGATCTGTGTCCAACCTGCGGAAAGCATTGCTTGCATCCTTTCAGGCCCGAGGAAAGAGAGGAGCATATAAAAACATGTGAGAACAAGCAAAAGCACCTTGATTTATTGAAGCGCAGTCAAGAAATAGAATGCAGTGTATGCCTTGAACGCGTTCTTTCCAAGTCAACAGCAGCTGAGAGGAAGTTTGGGATCCTTTCTGAGTGTGATCATCCATTTTGTGTATCGTGTATAAGGAATTGGCGTGGCAGTTCTTCCTCTGGGATGGATGTTAATTCTGCACTGAGGGCGTGTCCCATATGCAGAAAGCTTTCATATTTTGTCATTCCAAGTGTTATTTGGTACTTCACAAAAGAAGAGAAGGAAGAAATAGTTGACAACTACAAAAACAAACTCAG ATCTATTGATTGCAAGCACTTTGACTTTGGGAATGGGACTTGTCCATTTGGGACTAGCTGTTTCTACAAG CATCAACACCGTGATGGTCGTGTGGAGGAAGTGGTACTACGCCATCTTGGCTCTGAAGATGGAAGCACAGTAATCGCTAAAAATATCAG GCTCTCGGACTTCCTTAGGAATTTCGAAATTAGGTGA